One window of Cellulomonas shaoxiangyii genomic DNA carries:
- a CDS encoding DUF47 domain-containing protein, protein MRLRLTPRDPSYFDLFAAQASYLVVGANLLAEILGADRATRKDINRRMAEAEHAADDATHTIMRRLNQTFVTPFDRDDIYNLASSLDDCMDFMDEAADLIVLYKVDELPARVSDQVQVLQRAAELTAEAMPRLRSMDSLQEYWVEVNRLENQADKTHRKLLAQMFDEITDPILLLKLKEIVEKLEDAADAFEKVANSIETIALKES, encoded by the coding sequence GTGCGCCTGCGCCTGACACCGCGCGACCCCTCGTACTTCGACCTCTTCGCCGCCCAGGCGTCGTACCTCGTCGTCGGTGCGAACCTGCTGGCCGAGATCCTCGGGGCGGACCGTGCCACCCGCAAGGACATCAACCGGCGGATGGCCGAGGCGGAGCACGCCGCCGACGACGCCACGCACACGATCATGCGGCGGCTGAACCAGACGTTCGTCACCCCGTTCGACCGCGACGACATCTACAACCTCGCGTCGAGCCTCGACGACTGCATGGACTTCATGGACGAGGCCGCCGACCTCATCGTCCTCTACAAGGTCGACGAGCTGCCCGCGCGCGTCTCCGACCAGGTGCAGGTGCTCCAGCGTGCCGCTGAGCTGACGGCCGAGGCGATGCCCCGGCTGCGCTCGATGGACTCGCTCCAGGAGTACTGGGTCGAGGTCAACCGCCTCGAGAACCAGGCCGACAAGACCCACCGCAAGCTCCTCGCCCAGATGTTCGACGAGATCACCGACCCGATCCTCCTGCTCAAGCTCAAGGAGATCGTCGAGAAGCTCGAGGACGCGGCCGATGCGTTCGAGAAGGTCGCGAACAGCATCGAGACGATCGCACTCAAGGAGTCCTGA
- a CDS encoding inorganic phosphate transporter, giving the protein MELALVVFVVALALGFDYTNGFHDAANAIATSVSTRALTPRAALVMAAIMNFAGALLGTDVAETIATAIVDLQGEPSHSALVVVLCALVGAITWNLVTWWFGLPSSSTHALIGGLVGAGLAAGFGIYGSAIVDKVVLPMIFSPLIGFGLAFLLMAGLLWIIRNRAPSKVNRRFRIAQTVSAAAMALGHGLQDAQKTMGVIFLALLTVGWADPDGGIPLWVKLSAAAAISLGTYAGGWRIMRTLGRRIIELDPARGFVAESVSAVVLYVNAFFLHAPVSTTHTITSAIMGVGATKRLSAVRWGVAKNILGAWLLTIPAAALVAAVVFWILHPILG; this is encoded by the coding sequence GTGGAACTCGCGCTCGTCGTCTTCGTTGTCGCGCTCGCACTCGGGTTCGACTACACCAACGGCTTCCACGACGCCGCCAACGCCATCGCCACGTCGGTCTCGACGCGCGCGCTGACGCCCCGGGCGGCGCTGGTCATGGCCGCGATCATGAACTTCGCCGGTGCCCTGCTGGGCACGGACGTCGCCGAGACCATCGCGACGGCGATCGTCGACCTCCAGGGCGAGCCGTCGCACTCCGCGCTCGTCGTCGTCCTGTGCGCGCTCGTCGGGGCCATCACGTGGAACCTCGTGACCTGGTGGTTCGGCCTGCCGTCGTCGTCGACGCACGCCCTCATCGGCGGGCTCGTCGGCGCGGGCCTCGCCGCCGGCTTCGGCATCTACGGCTCGGCGATCGTCGACAAGGTCGTCCTCCCGATGATCTTCTCGCCGCTCATCGGGTTCGGGCTGGCGTTCCTGCTGATGGCCGGGCTGCTGTGGATCATCCGCAACCGCGCGCCGTCCAAGGTCAACCGCCGCTTCCGCATCGCCCAGACCGTCTCCGCCGCCGCCATGGCGCTCGGGCACGGCCTGCAGGACGCGCAGAAGACGATGGGCGTCATCTTCCTGGCACTGCTCACCGTCGGCTGGGCCGACCCCGACGGCGGCATCCCGCTGTGGGTCAAGCTGTCCGCCGCGGCGGCGATCTCGCTCGGCACGTACGCCGGCGGCTGGCGGATCATGCGCACGCTCGGGCGGCGCATCATCGAGCTCGACCCGGCCCGCGGCTTCGTGGCCGAGTCGGTGTCCGCCGTGGTGCTCTACGTCAACGCGTTCTTCCTGCACGCGCCCGTCTCGACCACGCACACGATCACCTCGGCGATCATGGGCGTCGGCGCGACCAAGCGGCTGTCGGCCGTCCGCTGGGGCGTCGCGAAGAACATCCTCGGGGCGTGGCTCCTGACGATCCCCGCGGCCGCGCTCGTCGCCGCCGTCGTGTTCTGGATCCTGCACCCGATCCTCGGCTGA
- a CDS encoding LacI family DNA-binding transcriptional regulator encodes MVSTATGRGRPTIRDVAAAAGVSRGTVSRVINGGRWVSPESRVAVERAIADTGYRTNQHARSLATGRSSSLAFLLTEPQDMLFADPNFAILLRGAAEALARRQMTLVLLVAGTPVERENAAAYVADGHVDGVLLISTHADDPLLADLVARGIPTVSCGLPLGYTGQVASVSVDEVGGARTMVRHLRSTGRRRVAMIAGPLDTPGGRYRLDGYRDELGADYDARYVAYGDYTAGSGAAAMAELLDRVPDLDAVFAASDTMAAGAIATLRKHGRRVPADVAVGGFDDAGLAATLDPPLTTMHQPFDLISAEMVGLLLDVVAGGPHKSVTMPASLVVRTSA; translated from the coding sequence GTGGTCAGCACCGCCACGGGCCGTGGGCGCCCGACGATCCGAGACGTCGCCGCCGCGGCCGGCGTCTCCCGTGGCACCGTGTCGCGCGTCATCAACGGCGGCCGCTGGGTGTCCCCGGAGTCCCGCGTCGCCGTCGAGCGGGCCATCGCCGACACCGGGTACCGCACCAACCAGCACGCCCGCTCCCTCGCCACGGGCCGCAGCAGCTCCCTGGCGTTCCTGCTGACCGAGCCGCAGGACATGCTCTTCGCGGACCCGAACTTCGCGATCCTCCTGCGCGGCGCGGCCGAGGCCCTCGCCCGTCGCCAGATGACCCTCGTCCTCCTCGTCGCCGGCACCCCGGTCGAGCGCGAGAACGCGGCCGCGTACGTCGCCGACGGCCACGTCGACGGGGTCCTGCTCATCTCCACGCACGCCGACGACCCGCTGCTCGCGGACCTCGTCGCCCGCGGCATCCCCACCGTCTCGTGCGGGCTCCCGCTCGGGTACACCGGCCAGGTCGCGTCCGTCTCCGTCGACGAGGTCGGCGGTGCCCGCACCATGGTCCGGCACCTGCGCTCGACCGGCCGGCGGCGCGTCGCCATGATCGCCGGACCGCTCGACACCCCCGGCGGCCGGTACCGCCTCGACGGGTACCGCGACGAGCTGGGCGCCGACTACGACGCGCGGTACGTGGCCTACGGCGACTACACGGCCGGGTCCGGTGCCGCCGCCATGGCGGAGCTCCTGGACCGCGTCCCCGACCTCGACGCCGTGTTCGCGGCGTCGGACACGATGGCCGCCGGCGCCATCGCGACCCTGCGCAAGCACGGGCGCCGCGTCCCCGCGGACGTCGCCGTCGGCGGGTTCGACGACGCCGGCCTCGCGGCGACCCTCGACCCGCCGCTGACGACGATGCACCAGCCGTTCGACCTCATCAGCGCCGAGATGGTCGGCCTGCTGCTCGACGTCGTCGCCGGCGGGCCGCACAAGTCGGTGACGATGCCCGCGAGCCTGGTCGTCCGCACCAGCGCCTGA
- a CDS encoding beta-galactosidase: MTDPTWFPRDAIAYGGDYNPEQWPREVWDEDVALMRDAGVNLVSVGIFSWAVMEPREGELDLAWLDELLDLLHANGIAVDLGTPTASPPAWFFAAHPDARVVTRDGTVLGFGSRGMASPSHPAYRAAAVRIATALAERYADHPAVVLWHVHNEYGAPVGEDFSPAAVAAFRAWLQDRYGSLDALNAAWGTGFWGQRYLEWEHVGAPAATPSVANPAQRLDFARFTDHQLRACFVAERDAIRVHARQPVTTNFMANECPTTDLWAWAREVDVVSNDHYLTAADERNHVGLALAADLTRSVAGGRPWLLMEHSTSAVNWQPRNVAKRPGEMARNSLVHLGRGADAVMFFQWRASRSGAEKFHSAMLPHAGTRSRVWREVVGLGQDLAQLGEVRGSTVRADVALLWDTESFWAQDLEWRPSVDVGHRERVRAYYERLWRDGVTVDMAHPSQDLSRYRLVVAPASYLLTQASADNLRAYVAGGGTLLVSFFSAVVDEHDAVHPGGFGAPLRDVLGLTVEEFLPLRAGDATRLAWTHGTERELASAVWQDDVVLEGADVVATYLDGPAAGGPAITRHAHGEGTAWYVSTPLGIDALAPVLAAVYEDAGITPPGLPEDVEVVTRHGADADYVVAVNHSGDDAKVPVAEGVELRSGTAVAGTLDLPAGDVAVVRVPHGGGRP, translated from the coding sequence ATGACCGACCCGACCTGGTTCCCCCGCGACGCGATCGCCTACGGCGGGGACTACAACCCCGAGCAGTGGCCGCGCGAGGTGTGGGACGAGGACGTCGCCCTCATGCGCGATGCCGGGGTCAACCTGGTCAGCGTCGGCATCTTCTCCTGGGCCGTGATGGAGCCGCGCGAGGGCGAGCTCGACCTCGCCTGGCTGGACGAGCTCCTCGACCTCCTGCACGCGAACGGGATCGCGGTCGACCTCGGCACGCCCACGGCGTCGCCGCCGGCCTGGTTCTTCGCCGCCCACCCCGACGCCCGCGTCGTCACCCGCGACGGCACCGTGCTGGGCTTCGGCTCGCGGGGCATGGCCTCCCCGAGCCACCCCGCGTACCGCGCCGCGGCCGTGCGCATCGCGACGGCCCTGGCCGAGCGCTACGCCGACCACCCGGCGGTCGTCCTGTGGCACGTGCACAACGAGTACGGCGCACCGGTCGGCGAGGACTTCTCGCCGGCCGCCGTCGCGGCGTTCCGCGCGTGGCTGCAGGACCGCTACGGCTCGCTCGACGCGCTCAACGCGGCCTGGGGCACGGGGTTCTGGGGCCAGCGCTACCTGGAGTGGGAGCACGTCGGCGCGCCCGCCGCGACCCCCTCGGTGGCCAACCCCGCGCAGCGGCTCGACTTCGCGCGGTTCACGGACCACCAGCTGCGGGCCTGCTTCGTCGCCGAGCGCGACGCGATCCGCGTGCACGCCCGGCAGCCGGTCACGACGAACTTCATGGCCAACGAGTGCCCGACCACGGACCTGTGGGCGTGGGCGCGCGAGGTCGACGTCGTCTCGAACGACCACTACCTCACCGCCGCGGACGAGCGGAACCACGTCGGCCTCGCGCTCGCCGCGGACCTCACCCGCTCGGTCGCGGGCGGCCGGCCCTGGCTGCTCATGGAGCACTCGACGTCCGCGGTGAACTGGCAGCCGCGCAACGTCGCCAAGCGTCCGGGGGAGATGGCCCGCAACTCCCTCGTCCACCTGGGCCGCGGCGCGGACGCGGTCATGTTCTTCCAGTGGCGCGCCTCCCGCAGCGGCGCCGAGAAGTTCCACTCGGCGATGCTGCCGCACGCGGGGACGCGCTCGCGCGTGTGGCGCGAGGTCGTCGGGCTCGGGCAGGACCTGGCGCAGCTGGGCGAGGTGCGCGGCTCCACCGTGCGCGCCGACGTCGCGCTGCTGTGGGACACCGAGTCGTTCTGGGCGCAGGACCTCGAGTGGCGGCCCTCGGTCGACGTCGGCCACCGGGAGCGCGTGCGCGCCTACTACGAGCGCCTGTGGCGCGACGGCGTGACGGTCGACATGGCGCACCCGTCGCAGGACCTGTCGCGGTACCGGCTGGTCGTCGCCCCCGCGTCCTACCTGCTCACGCAGGCGTCCGCCGACAACCTGCGCGCCTACGTCGCGGGCGGCGGCACGCTGCTCGTATCGTTCTTCTCGGCGGTCGTCGACGAGCACGACGCGGTGCACCCCGGCGGCTTCGGCGCGCCGCTGCGTGACGTGCTCGGCCTGACGGTCGAGGAGTTCCTGCCCCTGCGCGCCGGGGACGCGACCCGCCTGGCGTGGACGCACGGCACGGAGCGCGAGCTCGCGTCCGCGGTCTGGCAGGACGACGTGGTGCTCGAGGGCGCCGACGTCGTCGCCACCTACCTCGACGGTCCGGCCGCGGGCGGCCCCGCGATCACGCGGCACGCCCACGGCGAGGGCACCGCCTGGTACGTCTCGACCCCGCTGGGGATCGACGCCCTGGCCCCCGTCCTGGCCGCCGTGTACGAGGACGCCGGCATCACGCCCCCGGGCCTGCCCGAGGACGTCGAGGTCGTCACCCGCCACGGCGCGGACGCGGACTACGTCGTCGCTGTCAACCACTCCGGCGACGACGCCAAGGTGCCGGTCGCCGAGGGCGTCGAGCTGCGCAGCGGCACCGCCGTCGCCGGC